From the bacterium genome, one window contains:
- a CDS encoding aspartate aminotransferase family protein: MRPDELRRGFLRHVCQTSAAPLGIVVARAEGATIWDADGRAYLDLLSGIGVANVGHGHPEVVAAVRAQAERYLHVMVYGEAVEEPQVRLAQRLAELAPGDLDVAFFCNSGTEAIEGAIKLARKATRRLRLVAFCGGYHGDTLGALSLCDSPVYRPPFEPLLGDVEFLPFDDHRQLDRIDDRVAAVVVEPIQGEGGVRVPGPDFLPALRARCDAVGALLVFDEVMTGCGRAGTWFACQQWQVVPDVLVLAKALGGGLPLGAFVGRAALMASLSHDPPLAHVTTFGGHPLSCAAGLAALEVMARERLPERAAQVGAHWRARLDALRSARLVDVRGRGLLIGLEFAGAQDTAAFCRAAFARGLILNWTLHRDTVVRLAPPLTIGDDDSERALAAIAAALRDLG; this comes from the coding sequence ATGCGTCCTGACGAGCTGCGGCGCGGGTTCCTCCGCCACGTCTGTCAGACTTCGGCCGCGCCGCTCGGCATCGTCGTCGCGCGGGCCGAGGGAGCGACGATCTGGGATGCCGACGGCCGCGCCTATCTCGACCTCCTGTCCGGCATCGGCGTCGCCAATGTCGGCCACGGGCATCCGGAGGTGGTCGCCGCAGTGCGGGCACAGGCCGAGCGCTACCTGCACGTCATGGTGTACGGCGAGGCCGTCGAGGAGCCGCAGGTGCGCCTGGCGCAGCGGCTGGCGGAGCTGGCGCCGGGCGACCTCGACGTGGCGTTCTTCTGCAACAGCGGCACCGAGGCGATCGAAGGCGCGATCAAGCTGGCGCGCAAGGCGACCCGCCGCTTGCGCCTGGTCGCCTTTTGCGGCGGCTATCATGGCGACACCCTGGGCGCGCTGTCGCTGTGCGACAGCCCGGTGTATCGGCCGCCGTTCGAACCGCTGCTCGGCGACGTCGAGTTCCTGCCCTTCGACGACCACCGCCAGCTCGACCGCATCGACGACCGCGTCGCCGCCGTCGTGGTGGAGCCGATCCAGGGCGAGGGCGGGGTGCGCGTGCCGGGTCCCGACTTCCTGCCCGCGCTGCGCGCCCGCTGCGACGCCGTCGGGGCGCTGCTGGTGTTCGACGAGGTGATGACCGGCTGCGGCCGCGCCGGCACCTGGTTCGCCTGTCAGCAGTGGCAGGTCGTGCCGGACGTGTTGGTGCTGGCGAAGGCGCTGGGCGGCGGCCTGCCGCTCGGCGCCTTCGTCGGGCGCGCGGCGCTGATGGCGAGCCTGTCGCACGACCCGCCGCTGGCGCACGTGACGACATTCGGCGGCCATCCGCTGTCGTGCGCCGCCGGCCTCGCCGCGCTGGAGGTGATGGCGCGCGAACGCCTGCCCGAGCGCGCGGCCCAGGTCGGCGCGCACTGGCGCGCGCGGCTCGACGCCCTGCGCAGCGCCCGGCTTGTCGACGTGCGCGGGCGCGGCCTGTTGATCGGGTTGGAATTCGCCGGCGCGCAGGACACGGCGGCCTTCTGCCGCGCCGCCTTCGCGCGCGGTCTGATTCTCAACTGGACCCTGCACCGCGACACCGTCGTCCGCCTGGCGCCGCCGCTGACCATCGGCGACGACGACAGCGAACGCGCGCTGGCAGCGATTGCCGCGGCGCTGCGCGACCTCGGGTGA
- a CDS encoding lysophospholipid acyltransferase family protein produces the protein MTPSPDVPRPQSEGQVEAVATHRADAMAPAAAPSFRDRLELLIFRAAIGAFAILPRALALRLGALLGDLFYLLDRRDRAIALINLGIAFPDKTPAQRRALLRASVRNLGRTAAEICHLPSLTAQTVHDYVSVEDPDRWQATLDRAAREGTLILTGHFGNWELLAYAHGLLGHPITLVHRPMNNELVDDAITSLRERAGTVSLPKKSAAKAALRALRRRQIVAIPADQNQTRRYGVFADLFGRPASTTPGPARLAMLSGAPVVPVFLVRDGTSDQHRIVVLPEVELARSGDRDADVIENTRRCNAVFETMLRRYPEQWIWFHKRWKTRPVGEPRIY, from the coding sequence GTGACGCCGTCGCCTGACGTCCCCCGCCCGCAGAGCGAGGGCCAGGTCGAGGCCGTCGCGACCCATCGTGCCGACGCGATGGCGCCCGCGGCGGCGCCATCCTTCCGCGATCGCCTCGAGCTGTTGATCTTCCGCGCCGCCATCGGCGCCTTCGCGATCCTGCCGCGCGCGCTCGCGCTGCGGCTGGGCGCCCTGCTCGGCGATCTCTTCTATCTGCTCGATCGCCGCGACCGCGCCATCGCGCTGATCAACCTGGGCATCGCCTTTCCCGACAAGACCCCCGCCCAGCGCCGCGCCCTGCTGCGGGCATCGGTGCGCAACCTCGGCCGCACCGCGGCCGAGATCTGCCACCTCCCGTCGCTGACGGCGCAGACCGTACACGACTACGTCTCGGTCGAGGATCCGGATCGCTGGCAGGCGACGCTCGATCGCGCGGCGCGGGAGGGCACGCTGATCCTCACCGGCCACTTCGGCAACTGGGAGCTGCTCGCCTACGCCCACGGACTCCTCGGGCATCCGATCACGCTCGTGCACCGGCCGATGAACAACGAGCTGGTCGACGATGCGATCACCAGCCTGCGCGAGCGAGCGGGCACCGTGTCGCTGCCGAAGAAGAGCGCGGCCAAGGCGGCGCTGCGGGCCCTGCGTCGACGCCAGATCGTCGCCATCCCCGCCGACCAGAACCAGACCCGCCGCTACGGCGTGTTCGCCGACCTGTTCGGCCGGCCGGCGTCGACCACCCCCGGCCCCGCCCGCCTGGCGATGCTGAGCGGCGCCCCGGTGGTGCCGGTGTTCCTGGTGCGCGACGGCACCAGCGACCAGCACCGCATCGTCGTCCTGCCGGAGGTGGAGCTGGCGAGGAGCGGCGATCGCGACGCCGACGTCATCGAGAACACGCGCCGCTGCAACGCGGTGTTCGAGACCATGCTGCGTCGCTACCCCGAGCAGTGGATCTGGTTCCACAAGCGCTGGAAGACCCGCCCCGTCGGCGAGCCGCGCATCTACTGA
- a CDS encoding ferritin-like domain-containing protein produces the protein MPTPDPRMIQLMSYYRDAELHGATLLLRLIKMMDDPDAQVKLALHLADETRHAWLWTKRINDMGGEPMKIEDGYQKRVGLRTVPRSILEILALTVVVEERSFARYLEHIENHDPDPQTLEVLKDVTNDEKWHMSWIRNKLMELARQEGDESLAEKAIEKYRRIDAEVYGELKAKEIAVFGDAVA, from the coding sequence ATGCCGACGCCAGACCCGCGCATGATTCAGTTGATGAGCTACTACCGCGACGCCGAGCTGCATGGCGCGACGTTGCTGCTGCGGCTCATCAAGATGATGGACGACCCGGATGCGCAGGTGAAGCTGGCCCTGCACCTCGCCGACGAGACGCGCCACGCCTGGCTGTGGACGAAGCGCATCAACGACATGGGCGGCGAGCCGATGAAGATCGAGGACGGCTACCAGAAGCGCGTCGGCCTGCGCACGGTGCCGCGCTCGATCCTCGAGATCCTCGCCCTGACCGTCGTCGTCGAGGAGCGTTCGTTCGCGCGCTACCTCGAGCACATCGAGAACCACGACCCGGATCCGCAGACGCTCGAAGTGCTGAAGGACGTGACCAACGACGAGAAGTGGCACATGTCGTGGATCCGCAACAAGCTGATGGAGCTGGCGCGCCAGGAAGGGGACGAGAGCCTGGCGGAGAAGGCGATCGAGAAGTACCGGCGCATCGACGCCGAGGTCTACGGCGAGCTGAAGGCGAAGGAGATCGCCGTCTTCGGTGACGCCGTCGCCTGA